From the genome of Apostichopus japonicus isolate 1M-3 chromosome 17, ASM3797524v1, whole genome shotgun sequence:
accaaaattatgacaaaaatcaaatcaaatgaaacaaaaagtaTTAAACATGATATTATGCAATGCATTCAAGtcacaaacaaatattaaaatgtgaAATAACAGTTTATACTTTAGTTGAAAGGCTAGAAAACATATTGATAAAGCTTCAATTATGAAATTTCATTCAGGCAATCCTAACATTTACTTCCGTAAGAGAACTTGGTGGAAGTCAGGAAAGTACAATGTTGTTAGTGATGAGACAATTCATCCAGGTATATTTACTGGAGTAATATGTgacaaaaatgcaaaataatgaCCAATCGTTTGTTATCACCATATGATTTTCAGGCTGAATATCATATAAATTTCCGTACGATTTCATGATTGACAATACATCCTGCATGGTAAGCTATCGAATCGTTATCAATTCATAAACCTTTTATCcatatttaacttttttttactttactaCCTTACTTTGTCGTCCACTAGATTATAATATTTGCGCACGTTTTAGTTTGAGGATCAGTTCAATCCATGGTGAGTTTATAGCTAGGGTTAATTTCAGTCAGTTACAATTTTTTACACTAAAGTTAACCCTTATCATTCATGAAATTATAGCTCACGTTAATTCTAATAAGCAATCAAGTTATAGCTACGATAACTGGCTGCCAGAAATCAATTTCAGCTAGAGCTAATTCTAGCTCAAAATCATTTTGTAGTTGGCATTCAGTCTTATCAATAACCAATTTATAGCTAAAGTTAATTTTAATTCCAACCAGTAATCGTCAAACTAAAAGCTAGCTTTAATCCAATCACTTATCAACGTATAGCTAAATTTGAATAAGTTTATTGCTGTATTTGTTACCATCAAGTTACCAGTAGTGTAGCTGAAATAAATTGCAATCCATTTATAGCTGGAGGAAACTGCTATAtatgaccatggagctataaattAAAGCTCAATGATAAACCAATTGATTACTACATGTAATTTCACGCATTCCTCATTCCATGGCTGGGGTTTTATTATTCCAATTAAGAGAGAATGTGATACAGATATCGAAAGGACCCGTCTCATTCATTATCTTTCATAATTTCCAAtctgatatttttcttttcttttcattaagcATTAGTGAGCAATGCGAGAATTATTCTTTATCGAATTATATCAATCCTTGGATTTTGCTTAGCTCTTTACACCGGTACAGTTTGAGACTATAAATTATTGTGTTCCTACGTGTACTCAGGAATTGTTAGAACAAAACTTCAATCGAAGAGAATTCTCTTAATGTGATTAAAAGACCCTCTAATACATTTCTGGATGAAAGATTGTGTACTAGTGTCAAATTATGTTCCTCTATCTGTGATAATACCGCATGCCTTGTGATATCTGATCAGCATTTCTTTGGAAATTATTCTGCTACGATAGGTGGTCTCGTATAATTCAATAATTTCTGCAAAGATATAACTTTCTCTTGAAGCAAAGTTTACCTCACACTTGCACTACAAAGTTAGTTAACTTATAGCTGCTTTAAGTGCATCCAGACAAAAAGGATGGAACACTTTTATGGTAAGTCAATTAAAGTAATTTAAAGTGAGCTGAaagaacaaaatatacaaacatgGATATGGGTTGTTTTTTGTCTTGtctcttggggggggggggggttggtagtGGCTGTTTATTTGAACCGCAAGATTCACACGTCAACCCCCTTTCCCACAGACATACCTTCttcctttaaatatatattaatgtttctGAATTACTGAGAAATGCCgcaaacaaacttattatccaTATTTCTTGATACCAGCAACCGTTGGTTATTTTTCTCTGTACTGCGCTAAGATACAATTCTGCGTAATCTGAGCTTTATGCTTTTAATAGTcattaagaaagaaagatgagtATGCTCCCTTTTTGACCGTTACAGAAGGTAAGGTGCGCCACTAATTCTTGCAGATAAATGCATGGAAGGCAGCCGACTCCCACAAAAACTACCAGCGTGTCTTAAAACACTGTAAGTGTcaattattatatatgtttacttgcattttgtttatattttgtgattAAAAAACTCAACCCACTCCTCATATTTGGGAGAACACCTGTATTATTCCGGTACCCAAACAATCAGGCATAACCAGCATGAACGATCTTCGTCCAGCTGCCCTCGCTTCCGTCGTAATGAAATCATGCGAACGATTTATATTACACTACTTTATGAAGCTAACTGCTAATCTTATGGATGATCTCCACTTTGCCTCAAAAAAGATTGTAATACTGAAGATGATATCCTGTTCACACTGGACTAACTGTATTCTCATCTTGAAGACTCCAGATCTGGTTCTGTCTCAGCCAGCATAATGCAATTTTTATGTCTCATTTGCATGCAACGCTATACAGCCTCATATTTTAGTAGATCTGCTACTGGTTCTTATAACGTTGGTTCTTAGATTATAATACCAACCATTCACGATTTGTCCGTATTGGTATTCTGTTAAATCTGATGTTATTAATTGTGGTACTGGAGCATCCCAGGGTACCTTGCTTGAAGCATGCCTTCTTTACGTTGTATACTTCTAACATTCTAACGTTCTACAGACACTTATTGTACGCTTATTCACGTTGGAGATGACACTGATCTAATTGGTTTGATTAGCAATGATGATGATAGTAGCTACCTTTAGCAAATTACTGATTGTGTTATTCACTGTGATAGAAATGAATTTGAATTACATGTTAATAAGACAAAGGAATTGATTGTTGACTTCCGGAAGGTAAATAAGGTGTCTGAACCAGTTGTTTTAAAGGATAACGTAGAGGATAGAATTAGTGAGTACAAATGCCTGGGACTATGTTTGAAGACCATCTCAAGGGGGATGTACACTTCGAGTATATAGCTAAACGTCTGAAACCCCGTATGTATTGTTTTAACAAAAATCACGACTTACTGTATAACAACATGGGACATCGCGGCAATGCAAATAAGACATCTAAGAGAGactttatattatttttgattgttttatattatcaaGCGGGCCGGACGGGAATTGTTCGCCTACGGTGGACCAAGTTTTTGAAAGTCGGGTTCGTGGGCAAACTTAGTTATGTGTAAAAGGATGTTAGCCACCCCCAAATATTAAGAAATGAGTAATTCTATCATTCCACTCGGTGGTACAATGCGACCACTGAGTGCACACATCATTCGCCGGCTACCCTTCGTCCTTTCTGTGGCAAGCCGTTAGTACTTTTAGCTTGTTtcttaatcattaatcattctTCATGTCATTGTCATTGAATTGTTTGGGTTTTTTGCAACTTGGCAATGTCTCGTCTGTTCTGTGTTACCTTTGTACATGCATTTCGTTCGTTAGATCCTTTTTTAGTGTTATTATGTCTTGTTCATCTTATTATCGCTCTTGCTTTACCTCCTTTCATCTGCAGGCATGGAATTACACTTGTTTGATACATACCGTAAGTGTACAGCTTTATAGACTCATTTGTTGCTATTAAGAGTTTATCAGTACCATCAACTTCTAATATGGTTATACAACGAGCATCACCGTCTACTTCTCTTTTTGTTAGTAACTTTCTTCCATTCTGACTATACTGTAGCAGGATACTTCTCTGTTTACCTGAGAAGTATGTCGACCATAACATGTAGATGAATTGATTCTTGTCTGTGCAAACACTGAAAGGTCTCCAGTCACCTCTACCAAGAAATGCTCTCATAAATTCATATATCAGATTACCCATCATGGTGACTGCATAAACTTTTTTAGCAATGCTATCGCATACCAGGAGACTACCTCTATGTACAGCGATATCGTCCGAGTATTTGATTACATCTGGTAATGTGATGGTGTGACTATACCTTAACTGATcatcaaatacatacatatatctgcTGCCAGTACCAACAATGATGTGATTGTTGAGGGGATCGAAAGCAACACAGCTCACAAATCGATCGTGGGGCCAGTCATtaatgacgtcactgatgtttCTCTTGCTAAGTACACCACCACTCTCTTAATTCGCAAGATTGACTTTTCACTCTTAAAGATTGAATTTTAAATCTTTGGCAGATTGATATTAGGGACCAATCGGCTTAGATTGACTTTCAATCTGTCttaagattgaaaaaaaaatagtcttaAAAGATTGAAAGTCAGTGTTTTTTAAGATTAATATATCAATCTAATGGATTGGTTTTCTTAATCTAAATTCGATTGACTTTGAAATTTCAATCTAAAACGATTGTAACTATCAGTGAATTAGATTGATAAAAGTCATTCCATACGATTGACTCTTCGATCATAAAAACTGACTTTCAATCTGTTATAGATTGAAAAGGTAGAAATCTAATAGATTGACTTTAGAATCTAATTTAGAATGACTATTAgtctaaaaatgttttttatttatatgattgGGACTGTCAATCAATATGATCATGATTGTCACTCGTTTTGCAGTTTGTCTATGTTTAAGCTTTCAACGTTaattttgtaaacatatattGAAACAATTGGTTTTGTCACCCAATTAAATTATTCTCAAACAGAAGCTATTAACATAAGAGTATATGTCCACTTAGTTTCGCTTGAGGAAAACACCAGAAACAGAAAAGACAGAATGTACTTTGTAGACGAATTATATTCATTTACTGATgcagtgaagaaaacaaaacatgcagAACATGGGAAATACTGGAGTTccataattttaaacattttcaggTGCTAAAGATGAAggctaaaataaaacataattaaaacacTGGCATGCATTTACTGATGCAGTGATAAACAAAACATGGGAAATACTAGAGTTCCATAAGTTTAATCATTTTTATGTGCTAAAGATGAAGGCTTAATACTGGTGTTCCATAATTCTAAAGTTAAAGAATGAAGTTTGCAATAACATACTGAAGATTTTATCAGGtgtaaaaggaaaatttgaataattagcCTTTCCTATAGATACAATAGGCAAATAAGAACCTGAACTGGATTAAAAAAACTGAGGCTATGTCCCTTttggttaaaacaaaacaacctgGTAAGAATACCGAGCTGAACTAAAATTATGCATGCTTGTTTTAAATGCTAAatcttttatttatatttcatcagTAAACACCATTTTAAGTCAATATCATTACTTGGGTGGTGCTCTTATTGCTGCACCAAGAGCTCGGACCTGTGGTTTTGCTGTTGCTGGAGGTAGTACTTCATAGTTCATTGCAGCAATAAATTCCCAAAATTGTTGCAAACTTGGAGAGTACTCCACATTAAAAACATAATGACACTCAAACAGTCTGTCTAAAGCATCCACCACATGAAGCCCTCCTGAAATTGCAATGCGGTCCAATATTACAAAGAACTGTTTCGGATCTTTTTCTGCACCAAGGGATAGCAACAATGGCTGCTTGAAACGATcttctttcaactttgttgcTTCTTCAACATCTGTTCCTTCCTGTGGATAACAAGCAGAAAAGAGTAATAACTGTAACACATGGTAATGCTCTCCTTTTATCCATTTTCTGAAATGAGGATGATTTCTGCAGTTGAGCTAACTCTTTAACGCTTAAGCTTGAAAAATATGTTCAACTGCTTTTAAAgtagcattttgcgtttggtcgccgtattatacttttttgacatgtccatcaagttttttacatatatcaatcacaaaagaGCCAACTAAGATATTTATaagatatttgcagataatgagaaaagtgtccacgacaaactcgatatttaaaattaatcgcatacagttcccccaaacctaCTAGtctgaattcaaccaatcagagatatGCAGGTTTAGtgatgagccgttgctaaaaatagattcaagactttgcgttggtacaaccaaagagttgtaatggaactccctggtacaactgccatatagactgtacacaaatcaagcatggtgttgtattatggattggtcaatgacgttcgtagtgtatATTCATATTATCGGTGAGGTTTATTGAGATTCCAACGGataatatcttggagaaaaacacagttgaaagttgcaaaatgttcaacttttatgccaccatttgaagtaagatttaaatagatgggctagttatgtatgtcgttatggcatagtggagtcagtgaggttgagaaaaatcatagaaaagcaCGCAAATTGTTTTATTGCACATGTAATTATGTATGCACAGTAACCGTAGAAGGTGTACCGTAACAGTGCAATAAATGTACTAGATAGTCTATACTATCCACACTTTTGCCATCTGTGGGCACTGTGCttgatattatgatattatgcCGATATGGATTATAATATTGAACTGACAAGAGAAGTCACAAGCCTTTACCAATTTTAATGAGCAGTAAACTTCTTGCATATAAGTACAACATGATATGTACAAGCATTAAGCATCACTACACACTTAACCCTACTGTCCAGAGAATACACActttttacatatatactgcACATATATACAGTTTCAGTATGACCAACCCACAGCTGCTGACCTTGTTCTGTGAACTGCTTGTAGTTCAAGGGTCCCATTAACCATTGGGCAATAAGGTGTATactatggcgcgagaaagcggaatatattacgtacaaatatatatctctaaaaaaaatatacaattgaGTGAAATGCGCCCTGCACCACTGacgtaacagtttacctgccttacAGATTTCAATAGGCACTTGcggtagatcgcaggaaatttgagctgtgcaaatGACTTTCACACGTTCGTTTCCTTTGCAAGGTTTGGCAAACTGCTTACGTAACACACCGGATAACGttccaaactaataaccttgaaatgtgAAGAAGTGAGCAGTTACTGTTAAGCCGGCTGGTTACGTACGGTACAGAAGGCTTCGCTGTCGAACGTACCGTAgtacaatcagggagttgttatggaataatccCTGGTACTATCATGTGCAATGTGATATCGCAAACCCACTAACAATGAACTGCATTAAGATTCTGAGCAAACATGTGCGTTTTATGAATGGCCAGTGTAAAGAACAGGCTGGTCACTGCTGAAGTTACGGAACATCTCAGTCAGCACTTACAGAGCTCCGtactttgtacagcatatatatttttcgcacagaatatatttttcgtacagaatatatttttcgcacagaataggTCTTGAatattagagaatatatatattttctttacacacaataaaaatatatttttgcacagaatataatttctcctgtagaatatatattttttctgtctcagaatttatatattttgctagagaaaaatatttttctgtcagagaatatatgttttggtactttgtacagcatatatatatttttcgaccagaatatattttttcgcacagaatagaattttgttgttagagaatatatattttccgtacacacaataaaaatatatttttgcacagaatataatttttcctgtaaaatatttttttttctgtctcagaatttatatattttgttagagaaaaatatttttctgccagagaatatatatgtttcttaacaagatatatatatatatatatatatatatatatatatatatatatatatattataagaaaatatatatttttctcttagagaatatatatttatattataaatgtttttgtgtcagagaatatattttttttttcagaatatatataaatatgtctaaaatgtatttttgaagtaaaccatgtatatattttgcaagtaaagcatatatattgttgtacacaatatattccgctttctcgcgccatagtATCCTCATGAGGGTTTCTCCTAGCTAGTAGTAACTGGAATGTGATTAATGATTTATCATTTGATGACTTTTTCTCCTATACAATTCTAGCGTGATATTATACTATTCTAGACTGTCACTGTGTGAAGAATTTTGTACACTCTGCACAAGGGATGTGGTGGGAAGGTATGAAGGAAACACAGCACTGTAGTGTTTAACAGTTGATTTTAGCACTAGCAAGGGCCAaggctaggtctaacgttaggccttgccTGCCATAGGCCTAACAAGTTTCAATGTGAATATGGCGATGGTCTTTATCTATCATGCTGCTAGACTACACAACCGAAGTTGAATGaatgtttcaaatgtatcacgataaagcctaggcctactgtaattgAATTAATCCGCATGCACATACGCATGTGATTTTCTCTGCAGTGCGTTAAACCTCATTTCGCCAAAAGTCACAATAGACACTTGCCTAACTTTAAGTCTAATATAATTAAAGTAGGAAAtgcaacaataaaagaaaaggaaaattgaaGATGGGCAGATACACAAATTAAAGGAGTAAATGAAAGCGTATAAAACGAGCATTTTGAAGTACAGACAATAAGAAAAGCGTAACGTTAAGCCTAACGTTATCATAGGCTTAGTAGATCAGCAACTAAGCAGACTGAACAGCGAAATGCTAGGCTACATGATCGACAACTAGCTGAAAGGTGTTAAAAAGTCAAAAATACGAACCTTCTAGAATAGTGATTATCTCCTCCGTGAACTCTTTCTTCGCCAGAAAATTTCTTACGGTTCCTGCCATCTTTCTTTAAATGAGAAGGCTTCTTCGAAAGGTTTTAAGAAACTGAACTAAAATACACCGCTGTTTTGGCACAATCAGTCAATCAGTACTGTGTACTATCATATACGTTTCATGCAGTGCGTTGTGCAGAGCAGTATACAGAAGACCGGTATAATGTATTACGCTGTGTGTACGTACGCGGTGCAGCAGTGGGTATTTGGTTTTGCGAAATCTGATTGGACAATAGGCAGCGTTGGTATTTGTTTTGGCGTAATCTGATTGGATAAAAGTCAATCTTTACAAGACTGACTTTTATTTGCACCACGTGACTTGATTCTAGCGTTTTCATTGGATATATCTGTAAATCTAAAAAACGATTAAGTCAAGGATAAGACGTATTCAATCTATTAGCTTAGATTTCAGTTCATTTTCAATCAAATAGATTGAAAACTACTGTCAATCTTAGCTACCACTGACTTTGTCAATCTTACGAGTTAAGAGAGCATGCACATCATAAATACTGACTTCATCACGCAAGCAAGCTGTTACAACTTTGAAGTTTGATAAAGAACAACAGTAACGTAATGCGAAGGACCTGGACCTCTGATTCTGGATCTGATCTTTTCGTACAACTTTACCTTCCTTGTTGATCACAGTGATATGTGTGTAACCTTCTGATTCATCACCAGTGATGACAATGTGGCCTTTCCCGCTGCTTGCAATACCATTGATTCCCCTACGTTTACCTTTGATTCCCAAAACGTCAATAACGGACTCTTCATGTTCAGTTTCCGTGACGTCATCAAAAGTTACTTTAGTTATGTCGCTAATTGGAAAAACATATGAAGATGTAAAGTCTGgaaattcttttttcatttcttctatcAGAGGTTCACATGCTGCTCTAATATCTGGAATACACTGAACGTATGTCCAATCGTTATTAGAAGCAAGAACAGACGAACTCGTTATTGTTAAGTTCTCATATCGATTAATAATCTGGTCAAAACTTTCCGAGATATCTTTAAGTTCATCTTCATTTCGTTTTGCAAGTAGTTCTTTCGTTGTTGTCAAGTTCTTTAAATTAAGATCAAGTCTTTCAACTTTTCTTGACAGTTGTTCCTCAATtatattgcaattttttttaaactctttACATTTAT
Proteins encoded in this window:
- the LOC139984579 gene encoding uncharacterized protein; its protein translation is MGSAGGQGRIIFPNRIGPLAGSVITWNLFGCVGKSGGMTEIMSTTTMASLTSLKDLPDDFFLCPVCLDQLKEPKQLPCLHRYCKDCLKAVIGASQDGSVKCPMCKQDNVVPENGVDDFKTDFHMKSMLEFIILQKCFGNKDLKKCISCSKHTVVSAYCFKCREFLCDECYEVHVKSKMLTDHQPHSLKLDDIETKKLTLDKLAALTEDPMCDVHVNENAKLCCSTCGNLPVCVICTYSKHKDHDLHDVTELATSERELLEPKLAELNIHKVKLYDLPKKVKDTTIKLKEIVVNVTESFIKQHKEQAHKIRDKFAERINVRERGILDIENLRKEEDNQTSSDYEKELNQLREKYDNIRKTTKRKYDDKCKEFKKNCNIIEEQLSRKVERLDLNLKNLTTTKELLAKRNEDELKDISESFDQIINRYENLTITSSSVLASNNDWTYVQCIPDIRAACEPLIEEMKKEFPDFTSSYVFPISDITKVTFDDVTETEHEESVIDVLGIKGKRRGINGIASSGKGHIVITGDESEGYTHITVINKEGKVVRKDQIQNQRSRSFALRYCCSLSNFKVVTACLRDEVSIYDVHGGVLSKRNISDVINDWPHDRFVSCVAFDPLNNHIIVGTGSRYMYVFDDQLRYSHTITLPDVIKYSDDIAVHRGSLLVCDSIAKKVYAVTMMGNLIYEFMRAFLGRGDWRPFSVCTDKNQFIYMLWSTYFSGKQRSILLQYSQNGRKLLTKREVDGDARCITILEVDGTDKLLIATNESIKLYTYGMYQTSVIPCLQMKGGKARAIIR